In Candidatus Poribacteria bacterium, the following are encoded in one genomic region:
- a CDS encoding 2-oxoacid:ferredoxin oxidoreductase subunit beta: protein MAKRERSTRRERPVKGAPTAKDFQGDVRPDWCAGCGDYGVLSSLQSAYAKLGKGNHEHLTVSGIGCSSNLPGYIQTYGMHTLHGRSLAVATGAKFANHEMNVVVTGGDGDGYGIGGNHFIHTMRKNIDLLYIVMDNQIYGLTIGQASPTSLMDMKTKSTPFGNIEAPLNPIAMAIVTGATYVARGFSGNPRQLTELMYNGMQHKGFALIDVFSPCITFNRDNTTAFFKQRVNELEDHDPSDKAAALEQAVKWGDEIPIGLFYQDTSRPALDEMEPVLENGPMAHQPLGISQEQGDAIIRRMM, encoded by the coding sequence ATGGCGAAACGAGAAAGATCTACTCGACGAGAAAGACCTGTTAAGGGCGCGCCTACGGCGAAAGATTTTCAGGGTGATGTTCGTCCGGATTGGTGCGCAGGCTGCGGTGATTACGGTGTCCTCAGTTCCCTGCAAAGTGCTTATGCAAAACTTGGCAAAGGCAATCATGAACACCTCACCGTGAGTGGCATCGGTTGTTCCTCCAACCTTCCCGGCTACATCCAGACGTACGGAATGCATACCCTGCATGGACGTTCTCTTGCTGTGGCTACCGGTGCGAAATTTGCGAATCACGAAATGAACGTGGTTGTTACCGGCGGTGATGGAGATGGATACGGCATCGGCGGAAATCACTTCATTCATACGATGCGAAAAAATATTGACCTCCTCTATATTGTGATGGACAACCAAATTTACGGGTTGACCATCGGTCAAGCCTCGCCGACGAGCTTGATGGATATGAAAACTAAAAGCACCCCGTTTGGCAATATAGAGGCTCCGCTCAATCCGATTGCTATGGCGATTGTCACTGGGGCGACTTACGTTGCCAGAGGGTTTAGCGGTAACCCAAGACAACTGACAGAACTGATGTACAACGGCATGCAACACAAGGGATTTGCCCTTATTGATGTGTTTAGCCCCTGTATCACTTTCAACAGGGACAACACGACTGCCTTTTTCAAACAGCGCGTCAACGAGCTTGAAGATCACGATCCAAGCGACAAGGCTGCGGCACTTGAACAAGCCGTCAAGTGGGGCGACGAGATCCCCATCGGACTGTTCTATCAAGATACAAGCCGTCCTGCCTTGGATGAAATGGAACCCGTTTTGGAAAACGGTCCCATGGCACATCAACCGCTTGGTATTAGCCAAGAACAGGGCGATGCAATCATCCGGCGTATGATGTAA
- a CDS encoding DUF5069 domain-containing protein, producing MAGMIPTISSGVAGPLGVLHLPRFWSKVLMDSKGQLHEDYPACGAGFLDKDTTLAYISDNSPTYPQFEAWVSENGSFDQAAVDELNAAISGYNHDDDTRGGILGASGIDDDGSILDAVNLNNLDDWYELHASLG from the coding sequence ATGGCAGGAATGATTCCGACAATTAGTTCCGGGGTTGCAGGACCACTCGGCGTGTTGCACCTCCCCCGATTCTGGTCGAAAGTACTTATGGATTCCAAAGGTCAGCTGCATGAAGATTATCCCGCATGCGGCGCGGGCTTCCTGGACAAAGACACTACACTGGCGTACATCAGTGACAATTCTCCCACCTATCCACAGTTTGAAGCATGGGTTTCGGAAAACGGCAGTTTTGACCAAGCGGCAGTCGACGAACTGAACGCTGCAATTTCAGGCTATAATCACGATGACGACACCCGTGGGGGCATCCTCGGTGCAAGCGGCATTGATGATGACGGCTCCATCTTAGACGCTGTTAATCTCAACAACCTTGATGACTGGTATGAACTTCACGCCAGTTTAGGTTAG
- a CDS encoding heme exporter protein CcmB: MKAFRQIGALIRKDLGLQFRSKETLVLIFVFSVLVVLIFAFAFGPIFPEKVERGKLTASVLWAAFVFAGIISLNRSFTLERSHGAIDGVRLTGVDASNLYLSKVVSNVVFLFLLEIVITPIALQFLDLLDVVTMGVLLKLFGVLSIGTLGFCAVGVLLAGMSTSANGGESLLSVILLPLVIPIIIGGAKCTVSLLVTGGLEGGFWLKLLAAYSLIFLAAAYLLAEAVIEE, from the coding sequence ATGAAGGCATTCCGTCAAATTGGCGCGTTGATTCGTAAGGATCTTGGACTTCAGTTCCGTTCGAAGGAGACGTTGGTATTAATCTTCGTTTTCAGCGTACTCGTTGTCCTCATCTTCGCTTTTGCGTTCGGTCCGATTTTTCCTGAAAAGGTAGAACGTGGTAAATTAACCGCCAGTGTCCTCTGGGCAGCGTTCGTTTTCGCAGGAATTATTAGTTTGAACCGTTCATTTACCTTAGAACGTTCACACGGTGCGATAGACGGTGTTCGACTCACCGGCGTTGATGCAAGTAACCTCTACCTCTCCAAAGTCGTTAGCAACGTCGTATTTCTATTTTTGTTGGAAATTGTCATCACGCCTATCGCACTTCAATTCTTGGATCTGCTTGATGTGGTGACGATGGGCGTATTATTGAAACTCTTCGGCGTGCTGAGTATCGGCACGCTCGGTTTTTGCGCTGTTGGTGTGCTGTTAGCAGGCATGTCCACAAGCGCAAACGGCGGTGAAAGTCTGCTTTCCGTTATTCTACTTCCGCTCGTGATTCCGATCATTATAGGCGGTGCGAAATGCACTGTTTCACTTCTGGTAACGGGTGGGTTAGAAGGCGGGTTCTGGCTGAAATTGCTCGCCGCGTATAGTTTAATTTTTTTAGCCGCTGCGTATCTGCTCGCAGAGGCTGTTATTGAAGAATAG
- a CDS encoding septum formation initiator family protein: protein MRIFRPILILIALGLLIVSVRQFMNGYSDWQQAQLAEEAYRAEIQELEAERDRLKQRVEMLQNDRLTKERLARKRLGYIKPGELKFKVVKPDF from the coding sequence ATGCGAATTTTTCGCCCAATCTTAATCTTAATCGCGCTTGGCTTACTGATTGTGAGTGTCAGGCAATTTATGAACGGTTATAGTGACTGGCAGCAGGCGCAGCTTGCCGAAGAAGCCTATCGTGCTGAGATACAGGAATTGGAAGCGGAACGCGATCGGTTGAAGCAACGCGTCGAGATGCTACAAAACGACAGACTAACAAAAGAACGCCTCGCCAGAAAACGACTCGGTTATATCAAGCCCGGTGAACTCAAATTTAAGGTCGTTAAACCCGATTTTTAA
- a CDS encoding ABC transporter ATP-binding protein, with translation MPRNLPTFQSSKTIDRRKDGRWKNFHFFGQHGIIDIMRLRASQLTKDFGHRTIVKNATLSVYPGEVVTIFGPNGAGKTTLIKILATLLKPTSGKLEIEGADAIADYSDVRRALGVVIHENLAYPSFSPYENLKFFGQMYGIKQLEHRATTLLAEVGLQRFLHEPLRIFSRGMTQRFMIAKALLHAPSVLLLDEPFSGLDAAARQFVLDRIAQERQKGTGIVITTHNTELGYLAGTRFLFMINGDLEEIAQKDEIEAETLLRMYEKRLANNAPKGL, from the coding sequence GTGCCCCGCAATCTTCCAACCTTCCAGTCTTCCAAAACGATAGACCGACGGAAAGATGGGAGATGGAAGAATTTCCACTTTTTCGGTCAGCATGGAATCATTGACATCATGCGCCTTCGTGCTTCCCAACTCACAAAGGACTTCGGACATCGCACGATTGTCAAAAATGCCACACTTTCGGTTTATCCCGGAGAAGTGGTTACGATTTTCGGTCCCAACGGTGCCGGTAAAACAACGCTCATCAAAATTCTCGCAACCCTCCTGAAACCGACCTCTGGAAAACTTGAGATTGAAGGGGCGGATGCAATCGCAGATTACTCGGATGTCCGTCGCGCGTTGGGGGTCGTTATTCATGAAAATCTCGCCTACCCTTCGTTCAGTCCTTATGAGAACCTCAAGTTTTTCGGACAGATGTACGGCATTAAGCAGTTGGAACATCGTGCCACAACACTGCTTGCTGAAGTCGGGCTGCAGCGTTTTTTACATGAACCCCTTCGCATCTTCTCTCGCGGCATGACACAGCGTTTCATGATCGCTAAAGCCCTCCTCCATGCCCCCTCAGTGTTGTTACTCGATGAACCGTTCTCTGGACTGGATGCCGCTGCCAGACAGTTTGTCCTTGATCGTATTGCACAAGAACGACAAAAAGGCACAGGCATCGTCATTACAACACACAACACAGAGTTGGGCTATCTTGCTGGCACAAGGTTCCTCTTCATGATAAATGGAGACTTGGAAGAGATTGCGCAGAAAGATGAAATCGAAGCAGAGACATTACTCCGCATGTATGAGAAGAGGTTGGCAAACAACGCTCCGAAAGGGCTATAG
- the eno gene encoding phosphopyruvate hydratase has protein sequence MSEIIDIHAREILDSRGNPTVEVDVNLATGAFGRAAVPSGASTGEHEAVELRDQDANRYLGKGVQQAVENVNTVITDALVGENVFAQNDIDTAMCELDGTENKSKLGANAILGVSLAVARAAADEVAQPLYRYIGGTNAKELPLPMMNILNGGSHADNNVDIQEFMIMPAGAKNFAEALRMGAEIFHSLKAVLQARNCNTAVGDEGGFAPDLGSNEEAIAVIIEAIERANYAPGSDVLLALDAASSEFYNRDTGTYELKAEAQPTKSPAEMVAFYTELCEKYPIVSIEDGMDENDWDGWKQLTEAIGDKVQLVGDDLFVTNTTRLQQGIDEQIGNSILIKVNQIGTLTETLDAIELARRFNYTAVVSHRSGETEDTTISDLVVATNAGQIKTGSLSRTDRVCKYNQLLRIEEELGESAIFAGRKVFYNLEDPQ, from the coding sequence TTGTCAGAAATCATTGATATACACGCACGCGAGATATTGGACTCGCGGGGTAACCCGACAGTCGAGGTAGACGTTAATTTAGCGACAGGTGCATTCGGACGCGCCGCTGTCCCCTCTGGTGCGTCTACAGGTGAACACGAAGCGGTCGAATTGCGCGATCAGGATGCCAATCGGTATTTGGGGAAAGGTGTTCAGCAAGCCGTTGAAAATGTCAATACCGTCATCACGGATGCCCTTGTAGGGGAAAATGTCTTTGCACAAAACGACATAGACACCGCTATGTGCGAACTTGACGGTACAGAGAACAAAAGCAAACTCGGGGCAAACGCGATTTTAGGTGTTTCGTTAGCTGTCGCGAGAGCCGCCGCAGACGAAGTCGCGCAACCGCTTTACCGCTATATTGGTGGCACAAACGCGAAAGAGCTCCCTCTACCGATGATGAATATATTAAATGGGGGGTCTCACGCCGACAACAACGTGGACATTCAGGAATTTATGATAATGCCAGCGGGTGCAAAGAATTTCGCCGAAGCACTCCGCATGGGTGCCGAAATCTTTCACAGTCTTAAAGCGGTCTTGCAAGCCCGTAATTGCAACACGGCTGTTGGTGATGAAGGTGGGTTTGCACCCGATCTCGGTTCAAATGAGGAAGCCATCGCGGTAATCATTGAAGCCATTGAGCGTGCGAATTACGCACCCGGGAGCGATGTACTTTTAGCATTGGACGCTGCTTCCAGCGAATTCTACAATCGGGACACCGGCACTTACGAATTAAAAGCAGAGGCACAACCGACGAAATCGCCAGCAGAGATGGTCGCTTTTTACACGGAACTCTGTGAGAAATATCCAATCGTCTCTATAGAGGATGGTATGGACGAAAACGACTGGGACGGTTGGAAACAATTGACGGAGGCAATCGGGGATAAGGTCCAACTCGTCGGTGATGATCTCTTTGTGACCAACACCACCCGTTTGCAACAAGGTATTGATGAGCAGATAGGCAACTCAATTCTCATCAAAGTGAATCAGATTGGGACCTTGACGGAAACGCTGGATGCCATTGAACTCGCGCGACGCTTCAATTACACGGCTGTCGTTTCACACCGGTCAGGTGAGACAGAGGATACAACTATCTCTGACTTGGTTGTCGCAACAAACGCCGGACAGATAAAGACCGGTTCGCTCTCCCGGACCGATCGTGTCTGTAAATATAATCAGCTCCTACGGATTGAGGAAGAATTGGGAGAGAGTGCTATTTTTGCGGGTCGAAAAGTTTTCTATAACTTGGAGGATCCTCAGTAA
- a CDS encoding 2-oxoacid:acceptor oxidoreductase subunit alpha yields MAKYDFVMAVGGAPGQGIDSVGQVLTRICARHGLHVFTYSAYQSLIRGGHTFLTARISSEPVANQGDKLDLVIALDRNSLETHLPHVAPGGTLIYNSDDVKQTPERDDIQLAPLSYQELCNNTDRKKLMLNVCMLGAAMKLVGGDLKVFEDMLTVQFLKSKGQAVVDANIDVARAGYNHAVENFTAFDAQFEKQEPVLAVADGNSAMAMGGAAAGVKFYAAYPMSPSTGVLHWMANNARDLSIMVRQCEDEISVVNMVIGAAHAGCRAMCATSGGGFALMTEAIGSAGMMEIPIVVINVQRGGPSTGLPTKTEQGDLWQILGASQGDFPKIVVAPTSIMDGFDTIPEVFNLADKFQCPAMVLSDLTLSMGFTTFEPDSINWQPEIDRGSLINGAAQSDGKYLRYEITDSGISPRAIPGTPGHVHVVATDDHDEDGTLISDEFTNPHKRRDIMEKRQRKMDGLTALLPPPTLEGPEDAEVTLIGWGSTQSVIGEAAQLLTEAGVSTNHIHFKWLYPIDEDAVNEVLEKSAHSIIVECNYTGQFARFLRGETGFKADGQIRKYDGEPFMPHHIVNGARELLSGKTDLYVPYQEIVV; encoded by the coding sequence ATGGCAAAATACGATTTTGTAATGGCTGTAGGAGGGGCACCCGGACAGGGAATAGACTCCGTAGGTCAGGTTTTGACTCGGATCTGTGCCCGGCACGGTTTGCATGTCTTTACCTATAGTGCCTACCAATCCCTCATCCGCGGCGGTCACACCTTCCTTACTGCCAGAATCAGTTCTGAACCGGTCGCTAATCAAGGCGACAAGCTTGATTTGGTTATTGCCTTAGACCGGAATAGCTTGGAGACACACCTTCCACATGTTGCCCCCGGTGGCACACTCATCTATAACAGCGATGATGTCAAGCAGACACCAGAGCGTGATGACATACAACTGGCACCTCTGTCCTATCAAGAATTGTGTAACAACACCGATAGAAAAAAGCTGATGCTAAATGTCTGTATGCTCGGGGCAGCGATGAAACTCGTGGGCGGAGATTTAAAAGTCTTTGAGGATATGCTCACTGTTCAATTCCTTAAAAGTAAAGGACAAGCGGTCGTAGATGCGAACATAGATGTCGCGCGTGCAGGCTACAATCACGCAGTTGAAAACTTCACCGCATTTGATGCCCAATTTGAGAAGCAGGAACCAGTCCTCGCTGTCGCTGATGGCAATTCGGCAATGGCAATGGGCGGTGCAGCCGCAGGTGTGAAATTTTACGCCGCCTATCCGATGAGCCCCTCAACCGGTGTTCTGCACTGGATGGCAAACAACGCTCGCGACCTTAGCATTATGGTCCGACAATGTGAGGACGAAATTAGCGTCGTCAATATGGTAATAGGTGCTGCGCATGCTGGATGTCGAGCGATGTGTGCTACTTCCGGTGGCGGATTTGCTTTAATGACAGAAGCGATCGGCAGCGCAGGCATGATGGAAATTCCCATCGTCGTTATTAACGTCCAGCGTGGTGGTCCTTCCACAGGCTTACCGACCAAGACGGAACAGGGCGATCTATGGCAAATTCTCGGTGCAAGTCAAGGCGATTTCCCGAAGATTGTTGTTGCCCCCACGAGCATTATGGACGGTTTTGACACTATCCCAGAAGTCTTCAATCTCGCAGACAAGTTCCAATGTCCTGCCATGGTCCTCTCCGATCTAACGTTGTCCATGGGCTTCACGACGTTCGAGCCAGATTCCATCAATTGGCAGCCGGAAATAGATCGGGGTTCACTCATTAATGGAGCCGCGCAGTCTGACGGTAAATACCTCCGCTACGAAATTACCGACAGCGGGATCTCACCGCGAGCGATTCCCGGTACCCCGGGCCATGTCCACGTTGTTGCGACTGATGACCACGATGAAGATGGCACGCTGATTAGCGACGAATTCACAAATCCTCACAAACGGCGTGACATCATGGAGAAACGGCAACGGAAGATGGACGGTCTTACTGCACTTCTCCCGCCGCCGACGCTCGAAGGCCCTGAAGATGCCGAAGTCACGCTCATCGGGTGGGGCTCCACACAGAGTGTGATTGGGGAAGCGGCTCAACTCCTAACAGAGGCTGGCGTTTCCACGAATCACATCCATTTCAAGTGGCTCTATCCGATAGACGAAGATGCAGTGAACGAAGTGCTTGAAAAATCGGCACATTCGATTATCGTCGAGTGTAACTACACCGGTCAATTCGCACGATTCCTGCGTGGTGAAACCGGCTTTAAGGCAGACGGTCAAATCCGCAAGTACGACGGTGAACCGTTTATGCCACATCATATCGTTAATGGTGCCCGCGAACTCTTAAGCGGTAAGACAGACCTCTATGTCCCCTATCAAGAAATTGTAGTCTAA
- a CDS encoding DUF1080 domain-containing protein produces MMSQSGNGINLFNGKNMEGWHARGGAPEHEWNAAGSVALNTDDSKLLTTTAGEGIFYNGATGRTVDIYTEAEHGDCELHVEFMVPQGSNSGVYLMGRYEIQILDSWGETELGYGTCGGVYCRWIDNQPVDGVPPRVNASKPPGEWQTYDITFRAPKFDADGNKIANATFVKVVWNGQVIHEDVEVAGCTRGTMIEDEAPTGPLMLQGDHGPVAFRNILILPCGETV; encoded by the coding sequence GGAAACGGAATTAACCTTTTCAATGGTAAAAATATGGAGGGTTGGCATGCGCGCGGTGGTGCTCCAGAACATGAATGGAATGCCGCTGGCAGCGTCGCCCTCAACACTGACGATAGCAAACTGTTGACCACAACAGCAGGCGAAGGCATTTTTTACAACGGTGCTACTGGACGCACCGTCGATATTTACACCGAGGCTGAGCACGGTGATTGTGAACTCCATGTAGAATTTATGGTGCCACAAGGCTCTAACTCTGGTGTCTACCTCATGGGGAGATACGAAATCCAGATACTGGACAGTTGGGGTGAAACGGAACTCGGCTATGGCACTTGTGGCGGAGTATATTGCCGTTGGATCGACAATCAACCGGTAGATGGCGTGCCGCCGCGTGTTAACGCCAGTAAACCACCGGGTGAGTGGCAGACCTATGACATCACCTTCAGGGCACCAAAATTCGATGCCGATGGTAACAAGATTGCCAATGCTACCTTCGTCAAAGTCGTGTGGAATGGACAGGTAATCCATGAAGACGTTGAAGTGGCGGGTTGCACGCGCGGCACAATGATTGAAGATGAAGCACCTACGGGTCCGTTAATGTTGCAAGGCGACCACGGACCTGTTGCCTTTCGCAATATTTTAATTTTACCTTGCGGAGAAACAGTGTGA
- a CDS encoding Gfo/Idh/MocA family oxidoreductase: protein MQKLKLGVIGAGGIVCRMHLPDLAESNDFEVSVISGRREHRLKHQCQEFDIPRWTQDYDAIIADDTLDAILVGTPHPLHVSWGIKALEAGKHVLMQKPLCGDMDEANQFVTATEASGKTVMCLPHFNAAIYKIRQLIAENAIGRVSGARMRSSHGGPEIYYAEIRDIFGESGDDLWFFDAKQASVGALFDMGVYAVSGLVAMLGTFKRVTGFVSTFDKPTELEDVATLVLEMQSGGIVTAETSWCDPARTGEASVHGTAGKFTMPGKDGATLSQWTPTSYTREHAPVDVKTINCSDAAPSGMHTHFAECIREGTQPPLSNAYTARHVTEILLAGLKSSEAGRAIELTTEADK from the coding sequence ATGCAAAAACTGAAACTTGGTGTTATCGGGGCAGGTGGTATTGTCTGCCGGATGCACCTACCTGACCTCGCAGAAAGCAACGATTTTGAAGTGAGTGTCATCAGCGGCAGGCGCGAACACCGCCTCAAACATCAATGTCAAGAATTCGACATACCCCGTTGGACACAGGATTACGACGCAATCATCGCTGATGACACGCTTGATGCGATACTTGTCGGGACCCCACATCCGTTACACGTTTCATGGGGTATCAAAGCGTTGGAAGCCGGCAAACACGTGCTCATGCAAAAACCGCTCTGTGGGGATATGGACGAAGCGAATCAATTTGTAACAGCAACTGAAGCGAGTGGCAAAACGGTGATGTGTCTTCCACATTTCAACGCCGCTATCTATAAAATTCGTCAATTGATTGCAGAGAATGCGATTGGACGGGTATCCGGCGCGAGGATGCGGAGCAGTCATGGCGGTCCCGAGATCTACTACGCGGAGATTCGTGACATCTTCGGTGAATCTGGCGATGATTTGTGGTTTTTCGATGCGAAACAAGCGAGTGTCGGTGCGCTTTTCGACATGGGGGTTTATGCCGTTTCTGGTCTCGTCGCGATGCTCGGCACCTTCAAGCGGGTGACGGGTTTCGTTTCGACCTTCGACAAACCGACAGAATTAGAAGATGTCGCGACACTCGTGCTTGAGATGCAATCGGGCGGAATCGTCACAGCAGAGACGAGTTGGTGTGATCCTGCGCGGACGGGTGAAGCGAGTGTGCATGGCACGGCTGGTAAATTCACGATGCCCGGCAAAGATGGCGCGACGCTCAGTCAGTGGACACCGACCTCTTATACACGCGAACACGCGCCTGTTGATGTTAAAACGATCAACTGTTCAGATGCAGCACCGAGCGGAATGCACACACATTTTGCGGAGTGTATCCGTGAGGGCACGCAACCACCACTCTCAAATGCATACACGGCGCGGCATGTCACTGAAATCCTGCTTGCGGGGCTTAAGTCCTCTGAGGCGGGTAGGGCAATTGAATTGACAACAGAAGCAGATAAGTAG
- a CDS encoding HEAT repeat domain-containing protein: MDNEHVIADLIDELSDMEDDVRDAARKELVAIGEPAIPQLIEALSENLWDIPDQAADILAEIGAPAVPALMEELAIAERHHALSISDTLGRIGAPAIPALSEALQALDEQLREYTVRAFCNMGSAAIGAIPVLIQALSDPEAEVRTYSAYALSNLEEAAAEAVPALIKALADDSERVQYHVAFALDKIGTPEAKQALVSLTRA, translated from the coding sequence ATGGACAACGAACACGTTATAGCCGACTTGATTGATGAGTTGTCGGATATGGAGGACGATGTCCGCGATGCTGCGAGAAAAGAGCTGGTCGCTATCGGCGAACCCGCTATTCCACAACTCATCGAGGCACTTTCAGAAAATTTGTGGGATATTCCCGACCAAGCGGCAGACATTTTGGCAGAGATCGGTGCTCCCGCAGTGCCGGCACTTATGGAAGAGTTAGCAATAGCTGAACGACATCACGCTCTTAGCATAAGCGATACATTAGGCAGAATTGGTGCCCCTGCTATTCCAGCACTTAGCGAAGCATTACAAGCTTTAGATGAGCAACTCCGCGAATATACTGTCCGTGCATTCTGCAACATGGGATCAGCGGCAATTGGGGCGATACCGGTTCTTATTCAAGCTTTAAGCGATCCAGAGGCAGAGGTTCGGACCTATAGTGCTTATGCACTCTCAAACCTTGAGGAAGCTGCCGCGGAAGCTGTGCCTGCGTTAATCAAGGCATTAGCGGACGATTCCGAGCGGGTTCAATATCACGTGGCGTTTGCATTGGATAAAATTGGAACTCCCGAAGCGAAACAAGCACTCGTATCGTTGACCCGAGCGTAG
- a CDS encoding carboxypeptidase regulatory-like domain-containing protein: MYTNLFAYNKSRDNSQIHCITLWWICSLFAVALTLLFSFSILHAQTTELGGIQGTVIDRKQDKPLVAQPVTLTIHRADATEIQKTMTDKSGNYRFGNLPLDPLVHYTVSTVHAGTDYTEKDVVLSTWAPNIKIDFEIGGFTEDKTQIRVKSHSFVIAPPPPDHAPDGAVTVIEAIGIENQSDLPFRTVHGTQTVGLYLTLPKGTEGFQPHQTTELAINPATNQAIRATPLPPGETHLGYTYIFHVEKDKLDLSRRLNFATAEFLFFVPEGINFAPRAKFFGAPKREQIHNNIYLIYQSTAPKAFAAGTTVDLALNVNMGSAGGALPEQTSNLGQLILIAVTAALTGGFFVAALFKLRTANNRDKSDADDTATPSDAGWLRKLSPDDYEYVRVARLEFITHLDDKYEKQEISERVYKRLRREQTERLTTLLEEQKRRTDA; the protein is encoded by the coding sequence ATGTACACGAATCTATTCGCATATAACAAATCGAGGGACAACTCGCAGATTCACTGTATCACTCTATGGTGGATATGTAGCCTATTCGCGGTTGCCTTGACGCTTCTTTTCTCATTTTCCATCCTCCACGCACAAACAACAGAACTGGGCGGTATTCAAGGCACAGTTATTGATAGAAAGCAGGACAAACCCCTCGTCGCACAGCCCGTAACCCTCACTATCCATAGGGCAGACGCTACTGAGATCCAAAAAACGATGACAGATAAAAGTGGGAACTATCGTTTTGGGAATCTGCCGCTTGATCCTCTTGTCCACTATACGGTTTCTACGGTTCATGCAGGAACTGATTATACTGAGAAGGACGTGGTCTTGTCCACTTGGGCTCCTAATATCAAAATTGACTTTGAGATCGGGGGATTTACGGAAGACAAAACACAAATCCGTGTGAAGTCGCATAGTTTTGTCATCGCGCCTCCGCCTCCCGACCATGCACCAGATGGTGCCGTCACTGTTATTGAAGCAATTGGGATTGAGAACCAGAGCGACCTACCTTTTAGAACTGTGCATGGCACGCAAACAGTCGGACTGTATTTAACCCTCCCGAAAGGGACCGAAGGTTTTCAGCCACATCAGACAACGGAACTCGCAATAAATCCTGCTACCAATCAAGCCATTCGCGCGACACCATTGCCACCAGGAGAAACGCATTTAGGCTATACTTATATTTTTCACGTCGAAAAAGACAAACTGGATTTATCGCGTCGTTTGAATTTTGCCACAGCGGAGTTCTTATTCTTTGTCCCAGAAGGTATCAACTTTGCGCCCCGTGCGAAGTTTTTCGGCGCGCCAAAGCGCGAACAGATTCACAATAATATTTATCTTATATATCAAAGCACTGCGCCAAAAGCGTTTGCTGCTGGTACTACGGTTGATTTAGCACTTAATGTAAACATGGGCTCTGCCGGTGGTGCCCTACCGGAGCAAACATCTAACCTCGGGCAGTTGATACTTATTGCTGTCACAGCAGCATTGACCGGTGGATTCTTCGTCGCCGCTCTCTTTAAACTCCGCACAGCAAACAACAGGGACAAGTCTGACGCCGATGACACCGCAACACCCTCAGACGCAGGCTGGCTCCGTAAACTGAGTCCAGATGATTACGAGTATGTCCGCGTCGCAAGGCTTGAATTTATCACGCATCTCGATGATAAGTACGAGAAACAAGAGATTTCGGAGCGCGTCTATAAACGATTGCGCCGAGAACAAACCGAACGCCTCACGACACTCCTCGAAGAACAAAAAAGGAGAACCGATGCATAG
- a CDS encoding cytochrome c-type biogenesis protein CcmH yields the protein MKTGRFEHTVISNETVILNFVQIVALFMACCFITTAHAQTQAPRTAEIDAAITSKLEELLTTVYCYCGCTRETIEVCVCDTAAMIEKDFRNRLLAGQTVEQIRTNYLDTFGPQYYAVMPAEGINLLAYIMPAVILALIGGIAFFALRKFKQQPVTGDGLEETNQQVSDTTVKQVEAELERYKRQN from the coding sequence TTGAAAACTGGAAGATTTGAACACACAGTAATCTCCAACGAAACTGTAATTCTTAATTTTGTGCAGATTGTTGCACTTTTCATGGCTTGCTGCTTTATCACCACCGCGCACGCGCAGACACAAGCACCTCGCACAGCAGAAATAGATGCCGCAATTACGTCTAAATTAGAGGAATTACTGACCACAGTCTACTGTTACTGCGGTTGTACGCGAGAGACAATTGAGGTATGTGTATGCGACACGGCAGCCATGATTGAAAAGGATTTTCGTAACCGACTGCTTGCGGGTCAGACAGTCGAGCAGATTCGCACGAATTATCTTGATACGTTCGGACCGCAGTATTACGCCGTCATGCCAGCAGAGGGTATTAATTTACTTGCCTACATTATGCCAGCCGTCATTCTTGCCCTCATCGGTGGTATCGCCTTTTTCGCACTTCGCAAATTCAAGCAGCAACCCGTAACTGGTGATGGGCTTGAAGAAACAAATCAACAGGTCTCTGATACAACTGTGAAACAGGTTGAAGCCGAATTGGAAAGGTACAAACGGCAAAACTAA